A window from Neodiprion fabricii isolate iyNeoFabr1 chromosome 2, iyNeoFabr1.1, whole genome shotgun sequence encodes these proteins:
- the LOC124174746 gene encoding ubiquinone biosynthesis protein COQ4 homolog, mitochondrial — protein sequence MDLLRLSQYRSAVRGLSMSGAFAEDFTRNHVQLSFLQRMVLSAGAAAISLANPYRADMIACLGETTGQSALVHCLQQMQSSTEGRRILDQRPRINSSTIDLALLKRLPNGTLGKSYYNFLETNEVTPDSRMAVKFVDDIELAYVMQRYREVHDIYHTALSMPTTMLGEVAVKWVEAVQTRLPMCTSGAIFGAMRLRPKSRKMYTEHYLPWALRTGSQSQFLLGVYFEERWEQPLTEFYKEMNIVPLVI from the exons ATGGATTTGTTGCGATTATCTCAAT ACAGATCAGCAGTACGAGGGCTGTCGATGAGCGGTGCCTTTGCAGAGGATTTCACGAGGAACCATGTGCAGTTATCATTTCTGCAACGCATGGTACTATCGGCAGGTGCTGCAGCCATATCTTTGGCGAACCCTTATCGTGCTGACATGATAGCTTGCCTTGGCGAGACAACAGGACAGAGTGCACTCGTTCATTGCCTACAACAGATGCAGTCTTCCACAGAAGGCAGACGCATTCTAGATCAAAGACCTCGCATAAATTCATCTACCATTGATCTTGCATTGCTCAAGCGTTTGCCTAATGGAACCCTTGGAAAGTCGTACTATAATTTTTTGGAAACTAAC GAAGTGACTCCAGATTCCAGGATGGCTGTAAAATTTGTTGATGATATTGAACTTGCATATGTGATGCAAAGGTATCGAGAGGTGCACGACATTTATCACACAGCATTGTCAATGCCAACTACTATGCTTGGCGAAGTTGCTGTGAAATGGGTAGAAGCTGTGCAAACACGTCTTCCGATGTGCACATCAGGAGCAATATTTGGAGCGATGCGTCTCCGTCCGAA GTCAAGGAAAATGTACACTGAGCATTATCTGCCTTGGGCGTTGAGAACAGGCTCACAATCTCAATTTCTGCTTGGTGTTTATTTTGAAGAACGTTGGGAGCAGCCTCTTACAGAGTTTTACAAGGAGATGAATATTGTTCCACTCGTCATCTGA
- the LOC124174745 gene encoding UDP-sugar transporter UST74c-like, protein MAGFVSTMISNQHNTVFLRIGSAFFYGIASLMITIVNKTVLTSYSFPSFQVLGIGQMLTTIIVLYIAKKLRYVDFPDLEVSTFKKIWPLPIIFIGNMIFGLGGTKQLSLPMFTALRRFSILMTMIAEYYILGVKPRASVQISVYTMVLGAILAASNDLAFNLEGYIFILLNDFFTAANGVCMKKKLESKELGKYGLMYYNSLFMVLPASAIASWSGDIKHVMEFQYWTNTIFLIHFMSSCVMGFILSYSVILCTLHNSALTTTIIGCLKNISVTYLGMIIGGDYIFSWLNFVGLNLSVIGSLIYTWVTFRRQEPTEVKYTSLRTVEEGKTQIV, encoded by the coding sequence ATGGCAGGATTTGTGAGTACAATGATTTCGAACCAGCACAACACCGTATTCCTGCGGATAGGTTCAGCATTTTTCTACGGTATAGCTTCGTTAATGATAACTATAGTTAACAAGACGGTGCTAACATCCTACAGTTTTCCATCGTTCCAAGTACTGGGTATCGGACAAATGTTGACCACTATAATTGTCCTGTACATCGCAAAGAAATTGCGCTACGTTGATTTTCCCGACCTAGAAGTTTCAACGTTCAAGAAGATTTGGCCACTGCCAATAATCTTCATAGGAAATATGATATTTGGATTAGGCGGAACTAAGCAATTGAGTCTTCCTATGTTCACCGCCTTAAGACGTTTCAGTATTCTCATGACAATGATTGCTGAATATTACATACTGGGAGTAAAACCACGAGCTTCTGTCCAAATCAGTGTATATACGATGGTCCTCGGCGCAATATTGGCTGCTTCAAATGACCTTGCGTTCAATCTTGAGGGATACATCTTCATATTGCTCAATGACTTTTTTACCGCTGCAAACGGagtttgtatgaaaaaaaaacttgaatccAAAGAACTTGGAAAATATGGCCTCATGTACTACAATTCTTTGTTCATGGTTCTACCTGCATCAGCAATCGCTTCATGGTCAGGCGATATTAAGCATGTTATGGAATTCCAATATTGGACTAACACGATATTTTTGATACACTTTATGTCGTCCTGTGTGATGGGATTTATATTATCGTACAGCGTTATTTTATGCACGCTCCACAACTCCGCACtaacaacaacaattattGGCTGTCTTAAAAATATATCCGTCACTTATCTTGGTATGATTATTGGCGGTGACTATATATTCTCTTGGCTCAACTTTGTTGGACTAAATTTAAGTGTAATTGGTAGTTTAATTTATACGTGGGTTACGTTCAGGAGGCAAGAACCAACGGAAGTCAAGTATACTTCTTTACGAACTGTTGAAGAAGGTAAAACCCAAATTGTATAA